A stretch of the Teredinibacter haidensis genome encodes the following:
- a CDS encoding DUF6316 family protein — protein MLVRDGEFEEKVWYRSERYFCVDGKWFFSTREGTDIGPYTSRLNASNGLQLYIHYMQANPGQGEQYASKIAKQGLWATTLWH, from the coding sequence ATGCTAGTTAGAGACGGTGAATTTGAAGAAAAGGTTTGGTATCGATCAGAGCGCTATTTTTGTGTTGACGGGAAGTGGTTTTTTTCTACTCGCGAAGGGACTGATATTGGCCCCTATACGTCGCGATTAAACGCGAGTAACGGATTGCAATTATACATCCACTACATGCAAGCCAACCCGGGACAAGGGGAACAGTACGCCAGCAAAATCGCAAAGCAAGGCCTGTGGGCAACAACCTTATGGCACTAG
- the mpl gene encoding UDP-N-acetylmuramate:L-alanyl-gamma-D-glutamyl-meso-diaminopimelate ligase — translation MHIHILGICGTFMGSLAQLARAVGHTVTGADVRVYPPMSTQLELAGIELIEGFSADQVKIQPDMFVIGNVVSRGNPLMEAILNAGLPYTSGPQWLSEHILQGRWVLAVAGTHGKTTTASMLAWILEYAGMQPGYLIGGVPGNFPSSARLGESDFFVIEADEYDTAFFDKRSKFVHYRPSTLVLNNLEFDHADIFPDLKAIQRQFHHLVRTVPENGLIIYPQASQALKEVLDMGCWSDRQTTAVESGSADWSALKGSADGARFEVSFAEYSDAVGNVSWQQSGEHNLCNAISAIAAARHVGVLPQISCEALSQFSGVKRRMELLDIVRAVHVYDDFAHHPTAIKTTLEGLRARVGEEKILAIVEPRSNTMREGVHRQQLAASAAAATQCFWYQPSNLSWSLQETLGDIPGALVLYSVNDIVGAAIDYIGQLAEGEALHMVIMSNGSFDGIHQQLLQALKACCQERIN, via the coding sequence ATGCATATTCATATTCTTGGTATTTGCGGTACGTTTATGGGGTCGCTGGCACAGTTGGCTCGGGCTGTAGGTCACACGGTTACGGGGGCGGATGTGCGCGTCTACCCGCCGATGAGTACTCAGCTGGAGTTGGCGGGAATTGAGCTCATAGAGGGCTTTTCGGCCGATCAGGTTAAAATACAGCCCGATATGTTTGTCATTGGCAATGTGGTCAGTCGCGGTAATCCGTTGATGGAGGCCATATTAAATGCGGGCCTTCCTTATACGTCTGGGCCACAGTGGTTGAGCGAGCATATCTTACAGGGGCGATGGGTTCTGGCTGTCGCCGGTACCCACGGTAAAACCACCACAGCCTCCATGTTGGCCTGGATTCTTGAGTATGCGGGGATGCAACCGGGATACTTGATTGGTGGTGTACCCGGTAACTTTCCCTCCTCTGCACGCCTCGGCGAAAGCGATTTTTTTGTGATTGAGGCAGATGAATACGATACGGCTTTCTTCGATAAGCGTTCGAAGTTCGTTCACTACCGGCCCAGCACCTTGGTATTGAATAATCTGGAGTTTGATCACGCCGATATTTTTCCCGATCTAAAAGCAATTCAACGGCAGTTTCATCATCTTGTGCGCACGGTTCCTGAAAACGGCTTGATTATCTACCCGCAGGCATCGCAGGCCCTTAAAGAAGTGCTCGACATGGGCTGTTGGTCGGACAGGCAAACGACAGCCGTGGAGTCTGGTTCTGCCGATTGGAGCGCGTTGAAGGGAAGTGCTGATGGGGCACGGTTTGAGGTGAGCTTCGCTGAATATTCCGATGCTGTGGGCAATGTATCCTGGCAGCAGAGTGGTGAGCACAACCTGTGTAATGCGATAAGTGCTATTGCCGCTGCGAGGCATGTGGGGGTGTTGCCTCAGATATCTTGTGAGGCACTAAGCCAGTTTAGCGGAGTAAAACGCCGTATGGAGCTATTGGATATTGTTCGCGCTGTTCATGTCTATGACGATTTTGCCCATCACCCTACAGCTATCAAAACCACCCTGGAGGGCTTGCGCGCTCGTGTGGGTGAGGAAAAAATCCTCGCGATTGTCGAGCCCCGCTCCAACACCATGAGGGAGGGCGTGCATCGCCAGCAGTTGGCCGCTTCCGCTGCTGCGGCCACTCAGTGTTTTTGGTATCAGCCCAGTAACCTGAGCTGGTCTTTACAGGAGACTTTGGGTGATATTCCCGGTGCTCTGGTGCTTTACTCCGTCAACGATATTGTTGGAGCCGCTATTGATTACATCGGTCAGCTTGCTGAGGGGGAAGCTTTGCATATGGTCATTATGAGTAATGGCAGTTTCGACGGTATTCACCAGCAATTACTACAGGCACTAAAAGCCTGTTGTCAGGAGCGCATTAATTGA
- a CDS encoding flavin prenyltransferase UbiX, whose amino-acid sequence MSHQKTITLAITGASGAQYGLRLLQTLLVLDCRVYLLISQAAEVVIATETDLVLPQQSGREQEQFLCDHFSARPGQLKVFSEKDWMAPVASGSSSPHSMVICPASGGTLSAIATGASNNLIERAADVALKERRQLILVPRETPYSEIHLQNMLNLTRMGAVILPASPGFYHRPQSIDELVDFVVARILDQLHLPQTAVPRWGETEE is encoded by the coding sequence TTGAGCCACCAAAAAACGATTACATTGGCCATTACGGGCGCTTCCGGGGCCCAATATGGCCTGCGCCTGTTACAAACATTGCTGGTTTTGGATTGCCGTGTTTATTTGCTGATATCTCAGGCGGCAGAGGTGGTTATTGCAACCGAAACCGATCTTGTGTTGCCACAACAGAGTGGTCGAGAGCAGGAGCAGTTTTTGTGTGACCACTTTTCGGCCAGGCCAGGCCAGCTCAAGGTGTTTTCCGAAAAAGACTGGATGGCTCCGGTTGCTTCGGGTTCGAGTTCTCCCCACAGCATGGTGATATGCCCGGCCTCTGGGGGAACGCTTTCGGCCATTGCCACCGGTGCGAGTAACAACTTGATTGAGCGTGCAGCAGATGTTGCTTTAAAAGAACGGCGACAGTTGATCTTGGTCCCCAGGGAAACGCCCTATTCGGAAATTCATTTACAGAACATGCTAAATTTAACGCGCATGGGGGCAGTGATTCTTCCGGCAAGCCCGGGCTTCTACCACCGTCCCCAATCGATTGATGAACTTGTCGACTTTGTTGTTGCCAGAATCCTCGACCAGTTACATCTGCCTCAAACTGCCGTTCCTCGCTGGGGAGAAACGGAAGAATAA
- a CDS encoding efflux RND transporter permease subunit, whose translation MFGRLFDRYISVITRFPKSTLVMLGCVVLCAVVGLPNFKLDASSDSLTLENDTDLDFYRDVIKAYGSGDFLVVTFRPKTPLFTQESLSTLQSLRDDLAAIEGFISINTILDVPLLYSPMQGLSEMVSSPRNLLTPGMDFAQAKEEFLTSPAYRDLILGPDGETTALQLNLKVDERYIELVKRRDALNLKKKTSGDFGVEERQNLARVQAELLEYRTQASTRDHLRVENVREVVEGYRDRAQIYVGGLTMITADMISFIKSDLVIFGSAVLLFMVVVLAVIFRSWRFVIIPMASCLAAVLIMLGYVSWVDWRLTVISSNFVALLLIISLAIIIHLIVRYREFAQQNADWGQRELVTATVKFMILPCLYTVMTSVVAFASLVVSNIRPVIDFGWLMTMGLLLAFFLAFTLLPAAMMLLPAKGGGSGGSSTQSSDKPITLLFSRFVEKRGAWVLIISLLLAIASAWGVTRLEVENRFIDYFHKSTEIYQGLSVIDSDLGGTTSLDIIINHREQTVDIQPQQFADENDPFAEADPFDEGDPFEDLEPLAEQDPFTEVDPFSEHGADDPSYWMTISGLRQVNAIHKYLEDLPEVGKVQSLAILYNIGLDINGSLNDFELAIIRKKLPQSIKSSMVSPFLDAENNQTRISLRVHDGYPGLNRAELVKRIHYHLTESKLVKEESLRFSGLLVLYNNMLQSLFSSQISTLGTVLLAILVMFMVLFRSIKVAFVAIIPTILAAVGILGFMGLFGLPLDMMTITVAAITVGIGVDNTIHYVHRFRRELEHDGDYIASMHRAHASIGQAMFYTSVIIIFGFAIMVLSAFIPTIYFGLLTGLAMFLALLGALLLLPKLILLTRPLN comes from the coding sequence ATGTTCGGCCGTCTTTTTGACCGTTATATATCTGTAATAACACGCTTTCCCAAGTCGACTCTAGTGATGCTCGGCTGTGTGGTGCTTTGCGCTGTAGTAGGGCTGCCAAACTTTAAGCTCGACGCATCGTCAGACTCCCTCACACTGGAGAATGATACCGACCTTGATTTTTATCGCGATGTGATAAAAGCCTACGGTTCCGGCGACTTTCTGGTCGTTACTTTTCGCCCGAAAACCCCACTGTTTACTCAGGAATCATTGAGCACCTTACAATCGCTGCGCGATGATTTGGCGGCTATTGAAGGGTTTATCAGCATTAACACCATCCTCGATGTTCCTCTGCTGTATAGCCCTATGCAGGGCTTGTCGGAGATGGTCTCCAGTCCACGCAATTTGTTAACGCCGGGGATGGACTTTGCGCAAGCCAAAGAGGAATTTTTAACCAGCCCGGCCTATCGCGATTTAATTTTGGGGCCGGATGGCGAAACAACGGCTCTGCAGCTCAATTTAAAAGTCGATGAACGCTATATCGAACTTGTTAAGCGTCGTGATGCGCTGAACCTGAAAAAGAAAACGTCTGGCGATTTCGGTGTTGAAGAACGCCAGAATCTTGCGCGCGTTCAGGCCGAGCTTTTAGAGTACAGAACACAGGCGTCTACCCGAGACCACTTGCGCGTGGAAAATGTGCGTGAGGTGGTGGAGGGGTATCGCGATCGGGCGCAGATTTATGTCGGTGGCTTGACCATGATTACCGCCGATATGATCAGTTTTATTAAAAGTGATTTGGTGATCTTTGGTTCGGCTGTACTGCTCTTTATGGTCGTTGTGCTGGCCGTAATTTTTCGTTCCTGGCGCTTCGTCATAATTCCGATGGCCAGCTGTCTGGCTGCCGTATTGATTATGTTGGGCTATGTCAGTTGGGTGGATTGGCGGCTTACGGTCATCTCTTCCAATTTTGTGGCTTTACTGCTGATTATTTCGCTGGCCATTATTATTCATCTTATTGTGCGCTATCGAGAATTTGCTCAACAAAATGCCGACTGGGGGCAGCGGGAGCTGGTCACTGCGACGGTGAAGTTTATGATCTTGCCGTGTCTGTACACGGTGATGACCTCCGTTGTGGCATTTGCTTCACTGGTGGTCAGTAATATTCGACCTGTGATCGATTTTGGTTGGCTGATGACCATGGGTTTACTGCTGGCGTTTTTTCTCGCTTTTACCTTGTTGCCAGCGGCAATGATGTTGTTGCCAGCAAAGGGGGGGGGCAGTGGAGGCTCTTCTACTCAGAGCAGTGACAAGCCTATCACCCTGTTATTTTCCCGGTTTGTAGAAAAACGGGGCGCATGGGTATTAATCATCAGTCTTTTGTTGGCGATTGCCAGTGCTTGGGGCGTTACTCGGCTGGAAGTCGAAAACCGCTTTATCGATTATTTCCACAAGAGCACTGAAATTTATCAAGGCTTGTCGGTTATTGATAGCGACCTGGGTGGAACCACCTCCCTGGATATTATTATTAACCACCGTGAACAGACCGTTGACATTCAACCGCAGCAATTTGCCGATGAGAACGACCCTTTTGCCGAGGCCGACCCTTTTGATGAGGGGGATCCCTTTGAAGATCTGGAGCCCCTGGCGGAGCAGGACCCGTTTACGGAAGTGGACCCTTTTTCCGAGCACGGGGCCGACGATCCCAGCTATTGGATGACGATTAGCGGCTTGCGACAGGTCAATGCCATCCACAAGTATTTGGAAGATTTGCCCGAAGTAGGTAAGGTTCAATCATTGGCAATACTTTATAACATTGGCCTGGATATTAATGGTTCACTCAATGATTTTGAGCTGGCGATTATCCGTAAAAAACTGCCGCAGTCGATCAAAAGTTCGATGGTATCCCCTTTCCTCGACGCCGAGAACAATCAAACGCGCATAAGCCTGCGCGTTCACGATGGCTATCCGGGCTTGAACCGTGCCGAATTGGTGAAGCGTATTCACTACCATTTAACAGAGAGTAAACTGGTCAAGGAAGAAAGCCTTCGGTTTAGTGGTCTGTTGGTGCTCTATAATAATATGTTGCAAAGTTTATTCAGCTCGCAAATATCAACCCTGGGAACAGTCCTGCTGGCTATTTTAGTTATGTTTATGGTGCTGTTTCGTTCCATAAAAGTCGCTTTTGTGGCGATTATTCCAACCATTCTCGCGGCCGTTGGTATTTTAGGTTTTATGGGGCTTTTCGGTCTGCCGCTGGATATGATGACCATTACCGTAGCGGCCATAACCGTTGGTATTGGTGTGGATAATACCATCCACTATGTTCACCGTTTTCGGCGTGAGCTGGAACACGATGGCGACTATATTGCCAGTATGCACCGCGCCCATGCCTCTATCGGGCAGGCGATGTTTTATACGTCAGTGATTATTATTTTCGGCTTTGCCATTATGGTGTTGTCGGCGTTTATCCCCACCATCTATTTCGGGTTGTTAACGGGCCTGGCCATGTTCCTGGCGCTGCTTGGCGCCTTGCTGTTGTTGCCAAAGCTGATCCTGTTAACTCGCCCTTTAAACTAA
- a CDS encoding VanZ family protein yields MSVVSTLNRFLSYLFFSPECKLLRRLQFFAAILIFAYMALSASPTQWAHITSDKILHFIGNLLLIGSTWVAFFGAINRRKAIVFAIIYSMTIEALQSFSEMRQPDFFDALTNLSGILVGFGFCLLMERYLNKLKTAPKKS; encoded by the coding sequence ATGTCAGTTGTCTCTACACTTAACCGCTTCCTCTCCTACCTGTTTTTTTCTCCCGAATGTAAACTGCTGCGCAGGCTTCAGTTTTTTGCGGCTATCCTCATATTTGCCTATATGGCCTTAAGCGCCTCCCCCACCCAGTGGGCACACATAACCTCCGATAAAATTCTGCACTTTATCGGGAACCTGCTTCTTATCGGCTCAACCTGGGTAGCTTTTTTTGGCGCCATAAACCGCCGCAAGGCAATAGTATTCGCCATTATTTATTCGATGACGATCGAGGCCTTACAGAGTTTTAGCGAAATGCGGCAGCCAGACTTTTTCGACGCACTGACCAACCTAAGCGGGATCTTGGTGGGTTTTGGTTTTTGCTTATTGATGGAGCGGTATTTAAATAAATTAAAGACCGCCCCCAAGAAAAGTTAG
- a CDS encoding ATP-binding protein, whose amino-acid sequence MDFKLPSLAARLTLSSVLVLPVILGFSAYSLDRAFRNSLINAEQQALQAHLYSLLGAAEPEDHQLYLPETMAEPRFNRPQSGLYGLVTNTKGEIVWKSDSFPADDSLSLPRRAQLAPGQELFNEQLLREEPHFVLSFDSVWEINQQDTLFRFSIIHDQHQLQEELKGYRDALWLWLGGIAILFIIAQFLITRWGLKPLDRLAQALKKFQQGHNSQLEGEYPTEIAPVIHNLNELLETEQGQRQRYKNTLSDLAHSLKTPLAIIRAELESNSPTQQNAINEQVSRMADIIQHQLQRATLTATSSIRAKTPLAATINRLSTALRKVFREKQFSVDINIPENLQFPGDESDALEVFGNILENAFKYGQNKIQIGAQTNNDVLTVSIEDNGPGIADELKQRLLTRGARADTSIQGQGIGLSIVVDILSSYQGQLEVSDSELGGAKFTLLFPI is encoded by the coding sequence ATGGACTTTAAACTCCCCTCCCTTGCTGCGCGCCTCACTCTGTCCTCGGTTCTGGTTCTTCCGGTTATTCTCGGTTTTAGCGCCTATTCTCTCGACCGCGCCTTTCGCAACAGCTTAATAAACGCTGAGCAGCAGGCCCTACAGGCACACCTCTATTCTCTCTTGGGAGCGGCGGAACCTGAAGACCACCAACTGTACCTTCCCGAGACCATGGCGGAACCCCGCTTTAACCGCCCCCAATCTGGGCTTTACGGTTTGGTCACCAATACAAAGGGCGAAATTGTCTGGAAGAGCGATTCCTTCCCTGCCGATGATTCACTCTCCCTCCCCCGCAGGGCTCAATTGGCACCCGGACAGGAGCTTTTTAACGAGCAGCTTTTACGGGAGGAGCCGCACTTTGTCCTTAGTTTTGACTCCGTATGGGAAATTAATCAACAGGATACGCTGTTTCGATTTTCAATCATTCACGACCAACACCAGCTGCAGGAAGAATTGAAAGGCTATCGCGATGCGCTCTGGCTTTGGCTGGGCGGTATTGCCATACTTTTTATCATTGCCCAGTTTCTTATTACCCGCTGGGGCTTAAAGCCCCTGGACCGACTGGCGCAAGCCTTAAAAAAGTTTCAGCAGGGCCACAACAGTCAGCTGGAAGGTGAATACCCCACCGAAATTGCACCGGTTATTCACAATTTAAACGAGCTTCTTGAAACGGAGCAAGGGCAGCGGCAACGCTATAAAAATACACTTTCAGATCTGGCACACAGCCTAAAAACGCCCCTGGCCATTATTCGTGCAGAGCTGGAATCCAACTCACCAACGCAGCAAAACGCCATAAACGAGCAAGTAAGTAGAATGGCGGACATCATTCAGCACCAGCTACAGCGTGCCACTCTGACCGCCACCAGCAGTATTCGCGCAAAAACACCACTTGCGGCCACCATCAACCGCTTGTCAACGGCACTGCGCAAAGTCTTTCGAGAGAAGCAATTCTCTGTCGATATCAATATCCCCGAGAATTTACAGTTTCCCGGTGACGAAAGTGACGCGCTGGAGGTGTTCGGAAATATTCTGGAAAACGCCTTTAAATATGGCCAAAACAAAATTCAGATCGGCGCGCAAACCAACAACGACGTACTGACCGTCAGTATTGAGGACAATGGCCCCGGCATTGCTGATGAACTCAAGCAGCGCTTGCTGACCCGCGGCGCCCGCGCCGACACATCCATTCAAGGCCAGGGTATCGGGCTATCAATTGTTGTTGATATACTCAGCAGCTACCAGGGGCAGCTGGAAGTTAGCGACAGCGAGCTCGGCGGCGCAAAATTTACTCTCTTATTCCCAATCTAG
- a CDS encoding response regulator transcription factor — protein MKMLIVEDEAAIRQQLADYFSALNFVIETAADGEDGSYYATEYDYDFAVIDIGLPKVDGIEIIRRLRAAGKKYPVLILTARGHWQDKVKGLEAGADDYLVKPFHSEELRARANALIRRSGGSATPQLTFGSIVIDTSTKQVTVGGSFIELTSYEYNTLEYLALHPGQPISKTELTEHLYHQDFERDSNVIEVFVGRLRKKLDPENNLKPITTVRGQGYRFALEAG, from the coding sequence ATGAAGATGTTGATCGTTGAAGATGAAGCCGCTATTCGCCAGCAACTGGCAGACTATTTTAGCGCGCTGAATTTTGTGATTGAAACGGCAGCCGACGGCGAAGACGGCAGCTACTACGCCACAGAATACGACTACGATTTCGCAGTTATCGATATCGGACTACCCAAGGTAGACGGCATAGAAATCATTCGCCGCTTACGCGCAGCAGGAAAGAAATACCCCGTACTTATTCTCACCGCCCGTGGTCACTGGCAAGACAAGGTAAAGGGCCTGGAGGCGGGTGCCGACGATTACTTGGTTAAACCATTCCATTCCGAAGAATTGCGCGCTCGTGCCAACGCCTTGATTCGCCGTTCTGGCGGTAGCGCCACACCTCAGCTGACCTTTGGATCAATCGTTATCGACACCTCCACCAAACAAGTCACCGTTGGCGGAAGCTTTATTGAACTGACCAGCTACGAGTACAACACGCTCGAATACTTAGCACTGCACCCCGGCCAACCGATATCCAAAACAGAGTTAACGGAACATCTCTACCACCAGGATTTTGAGCGCGACAGCAATGTGATCGAAGTGTTTGTTGGTCGCCTGCGTAAAAAATTGGATCCCGAGAACAACTTAAAACCCATTACAACGGTTCGCGGACAGGGCTACCGTTTTGCGCTGGAAGCAGGATAA
- a CDS encoding PepSY domain-containing protein, with amino-acid sequence MFTRLFRPKTRYKLVLASLISFAVPASHAQPQATEFELTVTTAKPHWQLAQADKGISKSRAASAAQRQYGGKVLKVSRSGDRYRVKILQKTGKVVIVTVDARSGKVLGK; translated from the coding sequence ATGTTCACTCGACTATTCCGCCCGAAGACCCGCTATAAGCTGGTATTGGCCAGCCTGATCTCCTTTGCGGTACCTGCCAGCCATGCCCAACCCCAGGCAACGGAATTTGAGCTGACAGTTACAACAGCAAAGCCGCACTGGCAATTGGCCCAAGCCGACAAAGGCATCAGCAAAAGCCGAGCCGCCAGTGCTGCGCAGAGACAATACGGCGGCAAAGTACTAAAGGTCAGCCGCAGCGGCGATCGCTATCGCGTCAAAATCCTGCAGAAAACCGGTAAGGTTGTGATTGTGACCGTAGACGCCCGCAGCGGGAAAGTGCTCGGAAAATAA
- a CDS encoding glycine zipper 2TM domain-containing protein, producing MKRLNLALTISALCTGLAMPTLASEQGSSRMVAYAEVVDARPIYQTVERRIPVENCWVEQVREQQPVYYRASSGKPKSATGTILGSVIGGAIGNAVGAGDENKKVGTVVGAILGASVGRDISRNGSNRQYSHTEVSYRDVQRCEVKERVEMEEVPAGYSVTYRYNGETYTTRTRRDPGNKLKIAINIQPLEH from the coding sequence ATGAAACGCCTGAATCTTGCCCTGACTATATCCGCCTTATGCACTGGTCTGGCAATGCCTACGCTGGCAAGCGAGCAGGGCTCCAGCCGCATGGTGGCTTACGCCGAGGTTGTAGATGCTCGGCCCATTTATCAAACCGTCGAACGACGCATCCCGGTAGAAAACTGCTGGGTCGAGCAAGTTCGCGAACAGCAGCCCGTTTATTATCGCGCCTCTAGCGGCAAGCCAAAATCTGCCACTGGTACCATTCTCGGTAGCGTAATCGGCGGCGCCATCGGTAATGCCGTAGGTGCAGGCGATGAGAATAAAAAGGTAGGTACCGTTGTGGGTGCCATTCTTGGAGCTTCTGTAGGCCGTGACATTAGCCGTAACGGCAGTAACCGGCAGTATTCTCACACCGAAGTCAGCTATCGCGATGTACAACGCTGCGAGGTTAAAGAAAGGGTGGAAATGGAAGAAGTGCCCGCCGGCTATAGCGTAACCTACCGCTACAACGGCGAAACCTACACAACACGCACTCGCCGCGACCCTGGCAACAAGCTGAAAATTGCCATCAATATTCAGCCGTTAGAACACTAA
- a CDS encoding HAD family hydrolase: MGIAAIIFDHDGTLVDSEGVHFTIWQQLLSDNFGIKFNKQEYLNHHCGTPTLRNAELIVQQHGLNLNPQDLCDLKQQALQVVLNRNPFPLMPFALEALDLGKQAGVKMGVATGANHSEVTSSISSHKLEDFFQTIVSKDDVDNSKPAPDTYLKAALELGVEPRECMAIEDSLTGIRAAQAAGMTCIAVTYAFSKHQDLSLADYRVDNLKQAVEIALGL; the protein is encoded by the coding sequence TTGGGCATTGCAGCTATTATTTTTGATCACGACGGCACACTGGTGGATTCAGAAGGCGTCCATTTCACTATCTGGCAACAATTATTATCGGACAACTTCGGGATTAAGTTCAACAAGCAGGAATATCTCAACCACCACTGCGGTACGCCAACGCTTCGGAACGCAGAACTTATCGTACAACAACATGGCCTCAACCTAAATCCACAAGACTTGTGCGACCTCAAACAACAGGCATTACAGGTCGTATTAAACCGTAATCCCTTCCCCTTAATGCCATTTGCCCTGGAAGCTCTGGATCTCGGTAAACAGGCCGGAGTCAAAATGGGTGTTGCTACTGGCGCTAATCACAGTGAAGTTACTTCTTCTATAAGCAGCCACAAACTGGAAGACTTTTTTCAAACGATAGTCAGTAAAGATGATGTCGATAACAGCAAGCCGGCACCGGATACTTATCTAAAGGCCGCGTTAGAACTGGGCGTAGAGCCGAGGGAGTGTATGGCGATTGAGGATAGCCTAACCGGTATTCGAGCAGCCCAAGCCGCGGGAATGACCTGTATTGCCGTGACCTACGCCTTTTCAAAACATCAGGATTTATCGCTGGCGGACTACAGGGTAGACAATTTGAAACAGGCTGTGGAAATCGCTTTGGGGCTATAG
- a CDS encoding ATP-dependent zinc protease family protein: MSRVVRFFILLALIPLLVNCTFIRQKEDRQLALQQTLDQQRQCMEEQAEQLEEMTLTQKQITEEMQLLRRQVREVHAAVTRNDERGGPVVQTQKPTPAAGVSVGAQAQRSSKIVIGRIEWAWLELAEQRYKARVDTGVEGSSLMVKDVQPFERNGSKWIRFRIPTTDEAPFLETPLLRYKKNRNGSAESERRPVVNLLVRVGEINEEVEFNLIARDSMVYPVLLGRNFLRDIAIVDVAQKFIQPKVEFAQP; this comes from the coding sequence ATGAGTCGAGTTGTGCGTTTTTTTATCCTGTTGGCGCTTATTCCGCTTTTGGTGAACTGTACCTTTATTCGTCAGAAAGAGGATCGGCAGTTGGCGTTACAGCAAACTTTGGACCAGCAGCGGCAATGTATGGAAGAGCAGGCCGAGCAGCTGGAGGAAATGACGCTCACGCAAAAACAAATAACGGAAGAAATGCAGTTACTGCGACGCCAGGTGCGGGAGGTGCATGCCGCTGTGACCCGTAACGATGAGCGGGGTGGGCCGGTTGTTCAAACCCAGAAGCCTACTCCAGCTGCGGGGGTTTCTGTGGGCGCCCAGGCCCAGCGGAGTAGTAAAATTGTTATTGGTCGTATTGAGTGGGCTTGGCTGGAATTGGCCGAGCAACGCTATAAAGCCCGGGTTGATACTGGTGTGGAGGGGTCGTCGTTAATGGTCAAGGATGTTCAGCCCTTTGAACGGAACGGCAGTAAGTGGATTCGCTTTCGCATTCCTACCACCGACGAAGCCCCCTTTCTTGAAACCCCACTGCTTCGCTATAAGAAAAATCGTAATGGTTCTGCAGAATCAGAACGGCGCCCGGTTGTGAACCTGCTTGTACGGGTGGGCGAAATAAACGAAGAAGTGGAATTTAACTTAATTGCACGCGACAGTATGGTGTATCCGGTTCTTTTAGGGCGAAATTTTTTGCGGGACATTGCTATTGTTGATGTCGCCCAAAAATTTATTCAGCCCAAAGTAGAATTCGCGCAGCCCTGA